In the genome of Drosophila subpulchrella strain 33 F10 #4 breed RU33 chromosome 2L, RU_Dsub_v1.1 Primary Assembly, whole genome shotgun sequence, one region contains:
- the LOC119546801 gene encoding dedicator of cytokinesis protein 7 isoform X1, which produces MSSAQRSFVQKVSKQSAADVRKNVSSCHLSKTIDTSLCASTVSPTEPLDYEEFLSQHMNIINRDPLKHILDFPQGDVTVKVIPRKIRTVDHIVPTENLSDLPQHVQECVNCYTRPWKVVEYAQRHLSSSCYIRERIDRGTISPSAYQQEFEIDKDFSSFEETFAYKSESCTPSSRQSIASLASVSSCTDTLTPRGSWASFDLRRSVNDPLIPNLLDNVPPEHIDQTNEARRQQDRQVALFSLYPESEAEESIERRLLAEIPVEHMGHRIQVKCLQLRLELEVEPIFASMAIYDAKERQKISENFYFDMNSDSLKRMLSSHVQCADISTQSHSAIFEISYPSNDLFLVIRLEKVLQGDINNSVEPYLKEDKDKYREKVKFNAADYCERLGKYRMPFAWTGIYLSNVFNGDNFESKDAGGTEKDSFGNGTGSGLGTAPSSNSLDRKSSTSSFDQLRRKANDMSGTLTRRGSLERKEKRRSWSPDDFANVVENFRPVTITVPSFFKQEADKMKDEDLYKILPELKRPSSVMKKLKCIPGSIKLEISPCVEEVKNALTPELASINPQSTENFRPVKEILEFPQSAIYNPHYTYRNLLFVSPKELNFSSRAGSARNIAVRVQLMAGETPKDAVNAIYGKSSCPKFSTEAFTAVNYHNKCPSFYDEIKIALPASIKQHHHLFFTIYHVSCQKKPQDLQPSVETPIGYTWLPLLEDGKLKFGEFNLPVMVESPPENYSFIPPNVHLPGIKWLDNHRAVFAINVEAVTAVHTLDSFLDRFFLICEYLDTRNIPSHIGESNIEAELKKCLLDIEHANREPLVRHLPLVLDKLIELLVITHKVGGQAMSLGSTVFEVLCLVSSLLSILNDDQYDQYGRQSLLSTYVQFQCKIPHPFQSKQRLTCSRSTTDDLPLTETYSLYDNVLTSGRSLDRKELPIDMLHSMAGRDVQVRLLHEELALHWVVASGKAADLAMSNSWFLFELIVKSMIEHLHSSNTLNGPRKHRFPHQFNDDLSTLVHLVTTKVVGYHSNEPKLAQSLNASLSFFIFDILSIMDRGFVFGLIKTYTKVLISKNSSIPDLMNYKIDFLRIVCSHEHFVALNLPFGTSYTMVCAPCSPTPSTTSSNSQTSCGSLERALHADLSQDFLQQHFLVGLVLSDLAAVMEVPNPQLHGKAIRCTRNLMTSHDLDTRYSDTEARARVAALYIPLLSIVMNSIPQLHQHGLDQDRLQQIGQLEDYQGPHQTITASTINPEVAFAISGSRPYSYLNEQVKNKSPLSSENTRHLLVCFLWVLKNLERNVLYRWLLDLSPHRVHQMLQVVNVCLKTFEYTGQKHVPTLKRTNTQSFRKTGSTDVKEKLEECIRGTNSARYDLINRRKDRNSTEKFRWRKDQMPYRSQYVDGVGKSEHELELSHFIEGSLATEVALVLLDTLEIIVHVAANLYHNLLGTVLKVLLHALSRNQSTLALQNLFASQRALIFKFPNLLFDDETDICADLCLILLKHCGSLLPGIRSQAAASLYLLMRQNFEIGNNFARVKMQVTMSLSSLVGTSSVFSEQSLRRALKTVLVYAESDSDLQDTSFPEQVQDLLFNLHMILSDTVKMKEYQEDPEMLLDLMNRIAKGYQNNPDLRLTWLENMAKKHRERANHTEAAMCYVHAASLVSEYLSMLESQTHLPVGAVSFQRISPNTLMESAVSDDVLSPGEDGICLGNHFTETGLKALLEEASNSFQVAGMYEAMNEVYKILIPICEANRDFQKLSKVHGKLQEAFNRIAQLQGKRVFGTYFRVGFYGGKFGDLDQQEFIYKEPTLTKLPEIFSRLQNFYTERFGPDSVHIIKDSNTVDINSLDPDKAYIQITYVEPYFETYEMRHRETYFERNFNIKRFIYATPFTKNGKAHGELHEQCKRKTILTTANHFPYVKTRIMVISRQQIVLEPIEVAIEDIQKKTLELAAATNQEPADPKILQMVLQGCIGTTVNQGPMEMASVFLSNLSDGTTVPTKHQNKLRLCFREFSKRCADALKKNRNLILSDQKDYQRELERNNDRFIERLTPFITLTTVQNHGVVKANAYTNKSTPLKCVSDYFK; this is translated from the exons atgtcgAGTGCGCAACGCTCGTTTGTGCAAAAAGTTTCAAA GCAGTCGGCTGCAGATGTACGAAAAAATGTTTCAAGCTGTCATCTATCAAAGACAATCGACACATCACTGTGCGCTTCCACG GTTTCCCCGACGGAGCCGCTGGACTATGAAGAATTTCTTTCCCAACACATGAACATTATCAACCGGGATCCCCTGAAACACATATTGGACTTTCCTCAAGGAGATGTAACTGTTAAAGTCATTCCCCGGAAGATCCGAACTGTTGATCACATCGTCCCGACCGAAAATTT ATCTGATTTGCCCCAACACGTACAAGAATGTGTCAACTGCTATACACGCCCATGGAAAGTGGTTGAGTATGCGCAGCGGCACCTCTCCAGCTCGTGCTATATCCGCGAGCGTATCGACCGGGGAACCATTAGTCCATCCGCGTACCAGCAGGAGTTTGAGATCGACAAAGATTTCTCATCGTTTGAAGAAACGTTTGCCTATAAAAGCGAAAGCTGCACTCCAAGCTCCAGGCAATCGATTGCCAGTTTGGCTTCAGTTAGCTCTTGCACGGACACTTTGACACCCCGAGGTTCCTGGGCCAGCTTTGATCTTCGACGCTCAGTTAATGATCCACTGATACCAAACTTGCTCGACAATGTACCGCCTGAGCATATTGACCAAACCAACGAGGCACGCCGGCAGCAGGATCGTCAAGTGGCTCTTTTTTCGCTATATCCGGAATCTGAAGCGGAGGAAAGCATAGAACGCCGGCTTCTCGCTGAGATTCCAGTTGAGCATATGGGCCATCGCATTCAGGTAAAATGCCTGCAGCTTCGGCTTGAGCTTGAAGTGGAACCAATTTTCGCCTCTATGGCCATTTATGACGCCAAAGAACGAcaaaaaatatcagaaaaCTTCTACTTCGACATGAACTCGGATAGTCTCAAGCGGATGTTGTCAAGCCACGTCCAGTGCGCCGATATCAGTACCCAGAGTCATTCGGCCATATTTGAAATTTCATACCCAAGCAATGATTTATTTCTGGTGATTCGTCTAGAGAAGGTTCTGCAGGGTGACATAAACAATTCTGTCGAGCCGTATCTAAAGGAAGACAAAGACAAATACCGAGAGAAAGTAAAATTCAACGCGGCGGACTATTGTGAGCGTTTAGGCAAATATCGAATGCCGTTTGCATGGACAGGCATCTACCTATCAAATGTTTTTAATGGTGACAATTTCGAAAGCAAGGACGCTGGCGGGACGGAAAAGGATTCTTTTGGAAATGGAACAGGTAGTGGTTTGGGCACCGCCCCAAGCTCCAACAGTTTGGACCGCAAGTCCTCAACAAGCAGCTTTGATCAACTAAGGCGCAAGGCTAATGATATGAGCGGAACCCTTACCCGGCGTGGTTCTCTAGAACGAAAGGAAAAGCGCCGGTCCTGGTCGCCTGATGATTTCGCGAACGTTGTAGAAAACTTTCGACCTGTCACTATAACGGTGCCAAGCTTCTTTAAGCAAGAGGCAGATAAAATGAAAGACGAGGACTTGTACAAAATTTTACCAGAGTTGAAAAGACCGAGCTCAGTTATGAAGAAGTTAAAATGCATACCTGGCTCTATTAAACTAGAAATCTCTCCTTGTGTCGAGGAAGTCAAGAACGCACTAACTCCAGAGCTTGCAAGTATAAACCCTCAAAGTACCGAAAACTTTCGACCGGTTAAGGAAATCTTAGAGTTTCCCCAATCAGCAATTTACAATCCACATTATACCTACCGCAATCTTCTTTTTGTGTCGCCAAAAGAGCTGAATTTTTCTTCCCGTGCGGGCTCTGCTCGTAACATTGCTGTGCGCGTACAACTCATGGCGGGCGAAACGCCAAAAGATGCGGTTAATGCCATATATGGCAAGTCATCTTGCCCTAAATTTTCCACTGAGGCATTTACGGCAGTCAATTATCACAACAAATGTCCATCTTTTTATGATGAGATAAAAATAGCACTTCCTGCATCGATAAAACAGCATCACCATTTATTCTTTACTATTTATCATGTATCCTGTCAAAAGAAACCACAGGACTTGCAGCCGTCCGTAGAGACTCCTATTGGATATACCTGGTTGCCATTACTGGAAGACGGGAAACTTAAGTTTGGAGAATTTAATCTCCCTGTTATGGTAGAATCACCACCGGAAAACTACTCATTTATTCCACCGAATGTCCATCTGCCTGGAATTAAATGGCTAGACAATCATAGAGCCGTGTTTGCTATTAATGTGGAAGCAGTTACTGCAGTTCATACTTTGGACTCGTTTCTTGATCGATTCTTCTTAATTTGCGAATATTTAGACACGCGAAATATACCTTCACACATTGGCGAAAGTAATATAGAGGCAGAGTTAAAGAAATGCTTGCTAGATATAGAGCACGCAAATCGCGAGCCATTAGTGAGGCATCTACCCTTAGTCCTGGATAAGCTTATTGAATTGTTGGTAATAACCCACAAAGTTGGAGGACAGGCAATGTCCCTAGGATCTACGGTTTTCGAAGTTCTTTGCTTAGTATCGTCTCTGTTGTCAATACTTAACGACGACCAATACGATCAATACGGGCGGCAAAGTTTGCTATCAACATATGTGCAATTTCAATGTAAAATTCCGCACCCATTTCAAAGTAAGCAGCGACTTACATGTAGCCGCAGCACAACGGATGACTTGCCGCTAACCGAAACGTACAGCTTATATGATAATGTATTAACTAGTGGTAGAAGTTTGGATCGCAAAG AGCTACCTATAGATATGCTTCACTCAATGGCTGGACGGGATGTACAAGTACGCCTGCTACACGAAGAATTAGCCCTACATTGGGTCGTGGCTAGTGGAAAAGCTGCAGACTTAGCTATGTCAAATTCGTGGTTCTTGTTTGAGCTAATTGTTAAATCTATGATTGAACATTTGCATAGCTCGAACACTTTAAATGGTCCCCGAAAGCATCGGTTTCCTCATCAGTTTAATGATGATCTGTCCACACTAGTGCACTTAGTTACTACAAAAGTAGTCGGTTATCATAGTAATGAGCCAAAGCTAGCGCAATCCTTAAATGCTAGTCTAAGCTTCTTTATATTTGACATACTAAGCATCATGGATCGGGGATTTGTTTTCGGTCTTATTAAAACTTATACCAAGGTTTTGATATCCAAAAACTCCTCAATTCCGGACCTAATGAACTATAAAATAGACTTCTTAAGAATTGTGTGTAGCCATGAACACTTTGTAGCTCTGAATTTGCCATTTGGGACATCCTACACAATGGTATGCGCACCATGCAGCCCCACGCCAAGCACCACATCGAGCAACAGTCAAACATCTTGC GGGTCACTTGAGCGGGCGCTTCATGCAGACCTAAGTCAGGACTTCCTCCAGCAACATTTTCTGGTTGGACTTGTTCTCAGCGATTTGGCTGCAGTAATGGAGGTGCCCAATCCCCAGTTACACGGAAAGGCGATACGATGCACTCGCAACCTGATGACTTCTCATGACTTGGACACTCGATACAGCGACACCGAAGCACGTGCAAGGGTGGCCGCTTTATACATACCGCTATTGTCCATAGTGATGAACAGCATTCCTCAGCTCCATCAACACGGTCTTGATCAGGACCGTTTGCAGCAAATCGGCCAGCTTGAAGATTATCAAGGCCCACATCAAACAATTACAGCATCAACCATTAATCCGGAAGTGGCATTCGCAATTTCAGGAAGTCGACCGTACTCCTACTTGAACGAACAAGTTAAAAACAAATCGCCCCTTAGCTCGGAAAATACCCGCCATTTGTTGGTTTGTTTTCTGTGGGTTCTAAAGAATTTGGAGCGCAACGTTCTATACCGGTGGCTTTTGGATCTAAGTCCACACAGAGTGCACCAAATGCTTCAAGTTGTTAATGTTTGCCTAAAAACTTTTGAGTATACAGGACAAAAACACGTCCCCACTCTAAAACGAACCAATACCCAAAGTTTTAGAAAAACCGGGTCAACTGATGTTAAGGAAAAACTAGAAGAATGTATTAGAGGCACAAATTCCGCTCGATACGATTTAATTAATCGCCGAAAAGATCGCAATTCGACAGAGAAATTCCGCTGGCGAAAGGACCAGATGCCGTATCGTTCACAATATGTAGACGGTGTGGGCAAAAGTGAGCATGAACTTGAATTAAGTCACTTCATCGAAGGCTCTTTGGCGACTGAAGTTGCCCTTGTGCTTCTCGATACTTTGGAAATTATTGTTCATGTTGCGGCCAACTTATACCATAATCTCCTTGGAACAGTGCTTAAGGTGCTCCTCCATGCACTGTCCCGCAATCAATCTACTCTGGCGCTGCAAAACTTGTTTGCATCTCAACGCGCTCTTATTTTCAAATTTCCAAACCTATTATTCGACGACGAGACGGACATATGTGCAGATTTGTGTTTAATTTTACTAAAGCACTGTGGATCTCTTTTGCCAGGGATACGATCACAGGCAGCTGCATCATTATACTTACTAATGAGacaaaattttgaaattggaaat AACTTTGCGCGCGTTAAGATGCAAGTGACGATGTCTTTAAGCTCTTTAGTTGGCACTAGCTCGGTTTTTAGTGAGCAATCGCTACGCCGTGCGCTTAAAACAGTGCTAGTTTATGCTGAATCCGACTCCGATCTGCAGGATACATCATTTCCCGAGCAAGTACAAGACTTGCTTTTCAATCTGCATATGATATTGTCGGATACTGTTAAAATGAAGGAGTATCAAGAAGACCCAGAAATGCTTCTTGATCTTATGAATCGTATTGCCAAAGGTTACCAAAATAATCCTGATCTTCGGCTAACTTGGCTGGAAAACATGGCAAAAAAGCACCGCGAGCGTGCAAATCACACGGAAGCAGCCATGTGCTACGTACACGCCGCTTCTTTGGTATCGGAATATCTAAGCATGTTGGAGTCCCAAACACATTTACCTGTGGGAGCTGTAAGTTTTCAACGCATTTCTCCCAACACTTTAATGGAGTCGGCAGTGTCGGATGACGTCCTCAGTCCCGGCGAGGATGGTATTTGCTTGGGAAATCATTTTACTGAAACTGGATTGAAGGCTTTGCTGGAAGAAGCCTCCAATTCTTTTCAAGTGGCTGGCATGTATGAAGCAATGAACGAGGTGTACAAGATTTTGATTCCGATCTGCGAAGCCAACAGAGACTTTCAAAAACTAAGTAAAGTGCATGGCAAGTTGCAGGAGGCATTTAATCGAATAGCTCAGCTACAG GGAAAGAGAGTTTTCGGTACATATTTTCGAGTTGGGTTTTACGGCGGGAAATTCGGAGACTTGGACCAACAGGAATTCATTTATAAAGAGCCAACTTTAACGAAATTGCCCGAAATATTCAGTCGGCTCCAG AACTTTTACACTGAACGATTTGGACCGGACTCAGTGCACATCATCAAAGACTCCAATACAGTCGACATAAACAGTTTAGACCCCGATAAGGCTTACATTCAAATTACTTATGTGGAACCTTATTTTGAAACCTATGAAATGCGACATCGTGAAACATACTTTGAGCGGAATTTCAATATAA AACGATTTATATATGCAACGCCTTTTACGAAAAATGGTAAGGCACACGGCGAACTACATGAACAATGTAAACGAAAAACTATTTTGACCACGGCGAACCACTTTCCCTATGTAAAAACACGAATTATGGTAATTAGCCGACAGCAAATAGTCCTGGAGCCTATTGAGGTGGCAATTGAA GATATTCAAAAGAAAACATTGGAGCTGGCGGCTGCTACGAATCAGGAGCCTGCTGACCCAAAAATTTTACAAATGGTTCTTCAGGGATGTATTGGAACCACCGTCAACCAAGGCCCTATGGAAATGGCTAGTGTGTTCCTTTCCAATTTATCCGACGGAACAACAGTCCCAACGAAGCACCAAAACAAACTTCGTCTTTGCTTTCGCGAGTTTTCAAAACGTTGTGCTGATGCTTTGAAAAAGAATCGCAATCTAATTCTTTCAGACCAAAAAGATTACCAACGGGAATTGGAGCGTAACAACGATCGTTTCATAGAGCGATTGACTCCCTTCATTACCCTAACAACAGTTCAAAACCATGGGGTTGTTAA ggCCAACGCATACACCAACAAAAGTACTCCACTGAAATG CGTATCGGATTATTTTAAGTAA